One Streptomyces sp. SAI-135 DNA segment encodes these proteins:
- a CDS encoding ECF subfamily RNA polymerase sigma factor, BldN family gives MYPHVGVDASGLATLRATVLDLLRGFVPTAYAVPALAVAAAPIGPCYALADGSAAVGRRGRSTGAAPARRPAADSDSARMMDLVERAQAGEADAFGRLYDQYSDTVYRYIYYRVGGKATAEDLTSETFLRALRRIGTFTWQGRDFGAWLVTIARNLVADHFKSSRFRLEVTTGEMLDANEVERSPEDSVLESLSNAALLDAVRRLNPQQQECVTLRFLQGLSVAETARVMGKNEGAIKTLQYRAVRTLARLLPDDAR, from the coding sequence GTGTACCCACACGTCGGGGTTGACGCCTCGGGCCTGGCTACGCTGCGCGCAACGGTCCTGGACCTGTTGCGCGGCTTCGTCCCCACCGCGTACGCCGTCCCCGCCCTCGCCGTAGCCGCGGCACCGATCGGCCCGTGCTACGCACTGGCCGACGGCTCCGCGGCCGTCGGCAGACGAGGGCGTTCGACCGGTGCCGCACCGGCCCGCCGTCCCGCCGCGGACAGCGACAGCGCCCGCATGATGGACCTGGTCGAACGCGCCCAGGCCGGCGAGGCCGACGCTTTCGGCCGCCTGTACGACCAGTACAGCGACACGGTGTACCGGTACATCTACTACCGGGTAGGAGGTAAGGCCACCGCCGAGGACCTGACGAGCGAGACGTTCCTGCGCGCGCTCAGAAGGATCGGCACGTTCACCTGGCAGGGCCGCGACTTCGGCGCCTGGCTGGTCACCATCGCGCGCAACCTCGTCGCCGACCACTTCAAGTCGAGCCGGTTCCGGCTCGAGGTCACCACCGGCGAGATGCTCGACGCCAACGAGGTCGAGCGCTCGCCCGAGGACTCCGTCCTGGAGTCCCTCTCCAACGCCGCGCTGCTGGACGCCGTCCGCCGGCTCAACCCGCAGCAGCAGGAGTGCGTGACCCTCCGTTTCCTCCAGGGCCTCTCGGTCGCCGAGACCGCCCGGGTCATGGGCAAGAACGAGGGCGCCATCAAGACCCTCCAGTACCGGGCCGTGCGCACCCTGGCCCGGCTCCTCCCGGACGACGCCCGCTGA
- a CDS encoding HAD-IB family hydrolase, translated as MAALGWLTPRRRSATARSVLAGEASAEAARKSSQEVEETPGSQPESQFPVLGDDKAAAFFDLDNTVMQGAALFHFGRGLYKRKFFETRDLARFAWQQAWFRLAGVEDPEHMQEARDSALSIVKGHRVAELQSIGEEIYDEYMAERIWPGTRALAQAHLDAGQKVWLVTAAPVEIAQVIARRLGLTGALGTVAESVDGVYTGKLVGEPLHGPAKAEAVRALAAAEGLDLSRCAAYSDSHNDIPMLSLVGHPYAINPDTKLRKHARRLDWRLRDYRTGRKAAKVGIPAAAGVGAVAGGTAAAIALHKRRR; from the coding sequence ATGGCCGCTCTCGGATGGCTCACTCCCCGTAGGCGCTCCGCCACGGCGCGAAGCGTGTTGGCAGGCGAGGCCTCGGCTGAGGCTGCGCGCAAGTCCTCCCAGGAGGTCGAGGAGACCCCTGGTTCGCAACCGGAGTCACAGTTCCCGGTCCTGGGCGACGACAAGGCCGCCGCGTTCTTCGACCTGGACAACACGGTGATGCAGGGCGCCGCCCTCTTCCACTTCGGCCGCGGCCTGTACAAGCGGAAGTTCTTCGAGACGCGTGACCTCGCCAGGTTCGCCTGGCAGCAGGCCTGGTTCCGCCTGGCCGGCGTCGAGGACCCCGAACACATGCAGGAGGCCCGCGACTCGGCGCTCTCCATCGTCAAGGGCCACCGCGTCGCCGAGCTCCAGTCGATCGGCGAGGAGATCTACGACGAGTACATGGCCGAGCGCATCTGGCCGGGCACCCGCGCGCTGGCGCAGGCCCACCTGGACGCGGGCCAGAAGGTGTGGCTGGTCACAGCGGCCCCGGTGGAGATCGCCCAGGTGATCGCCCGCCGCCTCGGCCTCACCGGTGCCCTGGGCACGGTCGCGGAGTCGGTGGACGGCGTCTACACGGGCAAGCTGGTCGGTGAGCCCCTGCACGGCCCCGCGAAGGCGGAGGCGGTCCGGGCCCTGGCGGCGGCCGAGGGTCTCGACCTGTCGCGCTGCGCGGCGTACAGCGACAGCCACAACGACATCCCGATGCTCTCGCTGGTGGGCCACCCCTACGCGATCAACCCGGACACCAAGCTCCGCAAGCACGCCCGACGGCTGGACTGGCGGCTGCGCGACTACCGCACGGGCCGCAAGGCGGCGAAGGTCGGCATCCCGGCGGCGGCCGGCGTGGGTGCGGTGGCGGGCGGCACGGCGGCGGCGATCGCCCTGCACAAACGCCGTCGGTAA
- a CDS encoding glutaredoxin family protein, with amino-acid sequence MACMSPIFRRKQAKAPEDRLVTLIRKPGCHLCDDAQSVIEKVCGDLGVPWEHKDIDQDPQLHDQYWEQIPVVLVDGEQHTFWRVDEERLRKALTD; translated from the coding sequence ATGGCCTGTATGAGTCCCATCTTCCGCCGAAAGCAGGCCAAGGCCCCCGAGGACCGGCTCGTCACCCTGATCCGCAAGCCCGGTTGCCATCTGTGCGATGACGCACAGTCGGTGATCGAGAAGGTGTGTGGAGATCTGGGGGTTCCCTGGGAGCACAAGGACATCGACCAGGATCCTCAACTCCACGATCAGTACTGGGAACAGATCCCGGTCGTGCTCGTCGACGGGGAGCAGCACACCTTCTGGCGGGTGGACGAGGAACGCCTCCGCAAGGCCCTGACGGACTAG
- a CDS encoding redox-sensing transcriptional repressor Rex, with product MATGRTHRPATRSRGIPEATVARLPLYLRALTALSERSVPTVSSEELAAAAGVNSAKLRKDFSYLGSYGTRGVGYDVEYLVYQISRELGLTQDWPVVIVGIGNLGAALANYGGFASRGFRVAALIDADPAMAGKPVAGIPVQHSDDLEKIVEDNGVSIGVIATPAGAAQPVCDRLVAAGVTSILNFAPTVLSVPDGVDVRKVDLSIELQILAFHEQRKAGEEAAASDGAGPVVAGRDGSASADQGPDGDVPAVMPA from the coding sequence GTGGCAACTGGCCGAACTCACCGACCGGCGACCCGTAGCCGAGGGATTCCCGAGGCCACCGTCGCCCGCCTTCCGCTGTACCTCCGCGCCCTGACCGCACTGTCGGAGCGCTCGGTACCCACGGTCTCCTCCGAGGAACTGGCCGCGGCCGCGGGGGTCAACTCCGCGAAGCTGCGCAAGGACTTCTCCTACCTGGGTTCCTACGGAACGCGCGGTGTCGGCTACGACGTCGAGTATCTCGTCTACCAGATCTCCCGTGAACTCGGCCTGACCCAGGACTGGCCGGTTGTGATCGTCGGTATCGGTAACCTCGGCGCCGCTCTCGCCAACTACGGCGGGTTCGCGTCCCGCGGCTTCCGGGTCGCCGCGCTGATCGACGCCGATCCGGCGATGGCCGGAAAGCCCGTCGCGGGCATTCCCGTGCAGCACTCGGACGACCTGGAAAAGATCGTCGAGGACAACGGCGTGTCCATCGGTGTCATCGCCACCCCCGCCGGTGCCGCCCAGCCGGTCTGCGACCGTCTCGTGGCCGCCGGCGTCACCTCCATCCTGAACTTCGCGCCGACCGTGCTGTCCGTGCCGGACGGCGTCGACGTGCGCAAGGTCGACCTCTCCATCGAGCTGCAGATCCTCGCCTTCCACGAGCAGCGCAAGGCCGGCGAGGAGGCCGCCGCCTCCGACGGCGCCGGTCCGGTCGTCGCCGGCCGCGACGGCTCCGCCTCCGCCGACCAAGGGCCCGACGGGGACGTACCCGCCGTGATGCCGGCATGA
- a CDS encoding glutamyl-tRNA reductase, with the protein MSLLVVGLSHRSAPVSVLERAALHADAQVKLLQDTVAAEPATEAAVLATCNRIELYADVDKFHAGVAELSTLLARHSGVGLDELTPYLYVHYEDRAVHHLFSVACGLDSMVVGEGQILGQIKDSLARAQELHTAGRLLNDLFQQALRVGKRAHSETGIDRAGQSLVTFGLEQLALGAEVSDWARGKKALVIGAGSMSSLAAATLARVGVAEIVVANRTAERAERLAEILNESGDVVARAVPMGSVSDELTRADVVVSCTGATGLVLTAEAVAAGRGLDTQPGVGGGLSRFGSGAAQAARLPAEHGTEENCPLDLAPLQATPGFSVLGEAAVAGMAASELEQHAAWVDNAPRPQGAVAPVDPVGEADVIAALAATAAALGRVPERRRPEPVAEIPRPTPSLFLLDLAMPRDIDAAVHRLGGVRLVDIESLAEASADAPMAADVDQVRRIVADEVAAFGAALRAAHITPTVVALRTMAADVVANEIARLDGRLPGLDDKQRGEITQTVRRVVDKLLHAPTVRVKQLAAEPGGAGYADALRTLFDLDPETVAAVSRAEDSTTDEKDRGSS; encoded by the coding sequence ATGAGTCTTCTCGTCGTCGGGCTGAGCCACCGCAGCGCTCCGGTCAGTGTGCTGGAGCGGGCGGCGCTGCATGCCGATGCGCAGGTGAAGTTGCTCCAGGACACCGTCGCGGCGGAGCCGGCCACGGAGGCCGCGGTGCTCGCGACCTGCAACCGGATCGAGCTGTACGCCGACGTGGACAAGTTCCACGCGGGTGTCGCCGAGCTGTCGACGCTGCTCGCCCGGCACAGCGGGGTGGGGCTCGACGAGCTCACTCCCTACCTCTATGTGCACTACGAGGACCGGGCCGTCCACCACCTGTTCTCCGTGGCCTGCGGGCTCGACTCCATGGTCGTCGGGGAGGGGCAGATCCTCGGGCAGATCAAGGACTCCCTCGCCCGGGCGCAGGAGCTGCACACCGCGGGGCGGTTGCTGAACGACCTGTTCCAGCAGGCGCTGCGGGTCGGGAAGCGGGCCCACTCCGAGACCGGGATCGACCGGGCCGGGCAGTCGCTGGTGACCTTCGGGCTGGAGCAGCTCGCCCTGGGCGCGGAGGTGTCCGACTGGGCGCGCGGGAAGAAGGCGCTGGTCATCGGGGCCGGGTCGATGTCCTCGCTGGCGGCGGCGACGCTTGCGCGGGTCGGGGTGGCGGAGATCGTGGTCGCCAACCGGACCGCGGAGCGGGCCGAGCGGCTTGCGGAGATCCTCAACGAGAGTGGGGACGTGGTTGCTCGTGCGGTACCGATGGGTTCGGTGTCGGACGAGCTGACACGTGCCGATGTCGTGGTGTCCTGTACGGGGGCCACGGGGCTGGTTCTGACCGCTGAGGCTGTTGCTGCCGGGCGGGGGTTGGACACGCAGCCCGGCGTCGGCGGGGGGCTGTCCCGCTTTGGGTCGGGAGCCGCCCAAGCGGCACGACTGCCCGCGGAACACGGAACCGAAGAGAACTGTCCCCTGGACCTGGCCCCCCTTCAGGCCACTCCTGGGTTCTCCGTGCTCGGGGAAGCCGCCGTCGCCGGGATGGCCGCTTCCGAGCTGGAGCAGCATGCCGCCTGGGTGGACAACGCGCCCCGGCCGCAGGGGGCCGTCGCCCCGGTCGATCCCGTCGGGGAGGCCGACGTCATCGCCGCGCTCGCCGCCACCGCCGCCGCGCTCGGCCGGGTGCCCGAGCGGCGCAGGCCCGAGCCCGTCGCCGAGATCCCGCGGCCGACCCCCTCCCTGTTCCTGCTCGACCTCGCCATGCCCCGGGACATCGACGCCGCCGTCCACCGGCTGGGCGGGGTGCGGCTCGTCGACATCGAGTCCCTCGCGGAGGCCTCGGCCGACGCCCCCATGGCGGCCGACGTCGACCAGGTCCGCCGTATCGTCGCGGACGAGGTGGCCGCCTTCGGGGCGGCGCTGAGGGCCGCGCACATCACGCCCACCGTCGTCGCGCTGCGGACCATGGCCGCCGATGTCGTCGCGAACGAGATCGCGCGGCTCGACGGGCGGCTGCCCGGCCTGGACGACAAGCAGCGCGGGGAGATCACGCAGACCGTGCGGCGCGTGGTCGACAAGCTGCTGCACGCGCCGACCGTACGGGTCAAGCAGCTCGCGGCCGAGCCCGGCGGTGCCGGGTACGCGGACGCGCTGCGGACCCTGTTCGACCTCGACCCCGAGACGGTGGCCGCCGTCTCCCGCGCCGAGGACAGCACCACCGATGAGAAAGACCGAGGCTCGTCATGA
- the hemC gene encoding hydroxymethylbilane synthase, protein MRTKALRLGTRRSKLAMAQSGRVADAVSQVTGRPVELVEITTYGDVSREALAQIGGTGVFVTALREALLKGEVDFAVHSLKDLPTGQPDELALAALPEREDPRDVIVARDALKLTDLPRGARIGTGSPRRTAQLNAYARAHGLDIETVAIRGNIDTRVRFVREGELDAVVLAAAGLQRIGRIDEVTDFLSVDTVLPAPGQGALAIECTADNADLIAALGELDDPFTRVAVTAERSLLAALEAGCSAPVGALADLLADGQIVKEMRLRGVVGTTDGSRMVQLSTTGPVPESHDQATALGRELAADMLAQGAAGLMGERAQ, encoded by the coding sequence ATGAGGACGAAGGCGCTACGGCTCGGGACCAGGCGGAGCAAACTCGCCATGGCCCAGTCCGGGCGGGTGGCGGACGCCGTGAGCCAGGTGACCGGGCGGCCCGTCGAGCTCGTCGAGATCACCACGTACGGCGATGTGTCCAGGGAGGCACTGGCGCAGATCGGCGGCACGGGTGTGTTCGTGACCGCGCTGCGCGAGGCGCTGCTCAAGGGCGAGGTCGACTTCGCGGTGCACTCGCTGAAGGACCTGCCGACCGGGCAGCCGGACGAGCTGGCGCTGGCCGCGCTCCCCGAGCGCGAGGACCCTCGGGACGTCATCGTCGCCCGGGACGCCCTGAAGCTCACCGACCTGCCCCGGGGTGCCCGCATCGGTACCGGTTCGCCCCGGCGCACCGCGCAGCTGAACGCGTACGCCCGCGCGCACGGACTTGATATCGAGACGGTTGCGATCCGGGGGAACATCGACACCCGGGTGCGGTTCGTGCGCGAAGGTGAGCTGGATGCGGTGGTGCTGGCAGCCGCTGGGCTGCAGCGCATCGGCCGTATCGACGAAGTGACCGATTTCCTCTCGGTCGACACGGTTTTGCCCGCTCCCGGCCAGGGAGCACTAGCGATCGAGTGCACCGCGGACAACGCGGACCTGATCGCGGCGCTCGGCGAGCTCGACGACCCGTTCACGCGGGTCGCCGTGACCGCCGAGCGGTCACTGCTCGCCGCCCTGGAGGCCGGCTGCTCCGCCCCTGTGGGCGCGCTGGCCGACCTGCTGGCCGACGGGCAGATTGTCAAGGAAATGCGCCTGCGGGGCGTCGTCGGCACCACCGACGGCTCGCGCATGGTGCAGTTGTCCACCACCGGTCCCGTGCCCGAGTCGCACGACCAGGCAACGGCGCTCGGTCGCGAACTCGCGGCCGACATGCTCGCCCAGGGCGCGGCCGGTCTGATGGGGGAGCGAGCACAGTGA
- a CDS encoding bifunctional uroporphyrinogen-III C-methyltransferase/uroporphyrinogen-III synthase, with amino-acid sequence MSPTTLPVGPEHGHVTFLGAGPGDPGLLTLRAVEALTNADVLVAGHEVLDVVRVHARSGVAVVDTDTESPSAPVPGTGAPQLTVVDGTSTTAPAPAVRDAAHLVMEAARGGRRVVRAVSGDPGLDAYAAEEMLACARAGVPFEVVPGVAAAVGVPAYAGVPLRDAQGADVRFVDARTASDRCWTEVGVSDGTVVVSTTLDSVGAAAGELVAAGRKPDTPMTVTVAGTTTRQRTWTATLGTIAQTLKQAKVLPSPEGGRPVIAVVGERSAAAQRDQLSWFENKPLFGWKVLVPRTKEQAASLSDQLRSYGAVPHEVPTIAVEPPRTPQQMERAVKGLVTGRYEWIAFTSVNAVKAVREKFEEYGLDARAFAGIKVAAVGEQTAKALIAFGVKPDLVPSGEQSAAGLLEDWPPYDPVFDPIDRVFLPRADIATETLVAGLIELGWEVDDVTAYRTVRASPPPAETREAIKGGGFDAVLFTSSSTVRNLVGIAGKPHNVTVIACIGPATAKTAEEHGLRVDVMAPEPSVHKLAEALADFGLKRRAAAVEAGDPVTRPSERRPGARRRRSTT; translated from the coding sequence GTGAGCCCCACCACCCTTCCCGTCGGTCCCGAACACGGGCACGTCACCTTCCTCGGTGCCGGACCCGGAGATCCGGGACTGCTGACTCTGCGCGCCGTCGAGGCGCTCACGAACGCGGACGTTCTCGTCGCCGGGCACGAGGTGCTCGACGTCGTGCGCGTCCACGCTCGGTCGGGCGTCGCCGTCGTGGACACGGACACGGAGTCGCCTTCGGCTCCGGTTCCGGGCACGGGCGCGCCCCAACTCACAGTCGTTGACGGCACGTCAACAACCGCTCCTGCCCCCGCTGTACGGGATGCGGCACATCTTGTCATGGAGGCCGCGCGGGGCGGCAGGCGGGTCGTGCGTGCGGTATCCGGGGACCCCGGGCTCGACGCGTACGCCGCCGAGGAGATGCTGGCCTGCGCCCGCGCGGGCGTGCCGTTCGAGGTCGTGCCCGGTGTGGCCGCGGCCGTCGGCGTGCCCGCGTACGCCGGTGTCCCGCTGCGGGACGCACAGGGCGCGGACGTGCGGTTCGTGGACGCGCGCACGGCCTCCGACCGGTGCTGGACGGAGGTGGGGGTGTCGGACGGGACCGTGGTCGTGTCGACGACCCTGGACTCCGTGGGCGCCGCCGCCGGTGAGCTGGTCGCGGCCGGGCGCAAGCCCGACACCCCGATGACCGTCACCGTCGCCGGTACGACCACGCGCCAGCGGACCTGGACGGCGACCCTGGGCACCATCGCCCAGACGCTCAAGCAGGCCAAGGTGCTGCCCTCGCCCGAGGGCGGCCGGCCGGTGATAGCCGTGGTCGGTGAGCGCTCCGCCGCAGCCCAGCGCGACCAGCTGTCGTGGTTCGAGAACAAGCCGCTGTTCGGCTGGAAGGTTCTCGTGCCGCGCACGAAGGAGCAGGCGGCCTCGCTCTCCGACCAGCTCAGGTCCTACGGGGCCGTGCCGCACGAGGTGCCGACGATCGCGGTCGAGCCGCCGCGCACGCCCCAGCAGATGGAGCGTGCGGTCAAGGGGCTCGTGACCGGGCGCTACGAGTGGATCGCGTTCACCTCGGTCAACGCCGTCAAGGCCGTACGGGAGAAGTTCGAGGAGTACGGGCTCGACGCGCGTGCCTTCGCCGGGATCAAGGTCGCGGCGGTGGGTGAGCAGACCGCCAAGGCGCTGATCGCCTTCGGTGTGAAGCCCGACCTGGTGCCGAGCGGTGAGCAGTCGGCCGCCGGGCTCCTTGAGGACTGGCCGCCGTACGACCCCGTCTTCGACCCGATCGACCGGGTGTTCCTGCCGCGCGCCGACATCGCCACCGAGACGCTGGTCGCGGGGCTCATCGAGCTCGGGTGGGAGGTCGACGACGTCACCGCCTACCGGACCGTGCGCGCCTCGCCGCCGCCCGCGGAGACCCGGGAGGCGATCAAGGGGGGCGGGTTCGACGCCGTGCTCTTCACGTCGTCGTCCACCGTCCGCAACCTGGTCGGTATCGCCGGGAAGCCGCACAACGTGACCGTGATCGCCTGCATCGGTCCCGCCACGGCCAAGACCGCCGAGGAGCACGGGCTCCGGGTCGACGTCATGGCTCCCGAGCCGTCGGTGCACAAGCTGGCCGAGGCCCTCGCCGACTTCGGGCTGAAGCGGCGGGCGGCGGCGGTCGAGGCCGGGGATCCGGTGACACGGCCGAGCGAGCGGCGGCCGGGGGCGAGGCGGCGGCGGTCGACGACCTGA
- a CDS encoding FAD-binding oxidoreductase yields the protein MATTHPTLNEIHGPVIRPGEPHYADEVTGFNLAALHTPDVVVGATRAEDIVAALRWASATHTPVTVQATGHGANFPIENGLLINTARMTGVRVDEETRTARIDAGAKWRDVLAAATPHGLATLNGSSTDAGVVGYVLGGGLPVLGRTYGYAADKVRSFEVATPDGTLHHTDPDTEPDLFWALRGGKGNVGVVTSLVTELLPLPRVLGGGVYCAGEDAEALLTTWAAWTHDVPPEMNSTFSILRLPPFPEIPEPFRGGFWARVCLAWTGDPSAGQDLLAPLREAAPVVIDTVEEMDYAAVDRIYLDPQDPLPARESCTLLRELTPQAVDAFLDQVGPAAGAGDFPLLMVEIRHMGAALSRPATVADAVCARDAEYLLEAVGVLAAPPMAEAVERATTALHTAMSAYGTGRTMVNLHGTPGDETDRARAWTPEVYDRLRRTKSTYDPENLLRYGHTVTPAA from the coding sequence ATGGCTACCACCCACCCCACCCTGAACGAGATCCACGGCCCCGTCATACGCCCCGGCGAACCCCACTACGCAGACGAGGTCACCGGCTTCAACCTGGCCGCCCTGCACACCCCCGACGTCGTCGTAGGAGCCACCCGCGCCGAGGACATCGTCGCCGCCCTGCGCTGGGCCTCGGCCACCCACACCCCCGTCACCGTCCAGGCCACCGGCCACGGCGCCAACTTCCCGATAGAGAACGGTCTGCTGATCAACACCGCCCGCATGACCGGCGTACGCGTGGACGAGGAAACCCGCACCGCGAGAATCGACGCGGGCGCGAAGTGGCGGGACGTCCTGGCCGCAGCCACCCCGCACGGCCTGGCCACCCTCAACGGCTCCTCCACCGACGCGGGCGTCGTCGGCTACGTCCTCGGCGGCGGACTGCCGGTCCTCGGCCGGACCTACGGCTACGCCGCCGACAAGGTCCGCTCCTTCGAGGTGGCCACCCCCGACGGCACCCTCCACCACACCGACCCCGACACGGAACCCGACCTCTTCTGGGCGCTGCGCGGCGGCAAGGGCAACGTGGGAGTGGTGACCTCCCTGGTCACCGAACTCCTCCCGCTGCCCCGCGTCCTCGGCGGCGGCGTCTACTGCGCGGGCGAGGACGCCGAGGCCCTGCTGACCACCTGGGCGGCCTGGACCCACGACGTCCCGCCGGAGATGAACAGCACCTTCAGCATCCTGCGCCTGCCGCCCTTCCCGGAGATCCCCGAACCCTTCCGGGGCGGCTTCTGGGCAAGGGTCTGCCTCGCCTGGACCGGCGACCCGTCAGCGGGCCAGGACCTCCTCGCCCCGCTCCGCGAGGCCGCGCCGGTCGTGATCGACACGGTGGAGGAGATGGACTACGCGGCGGTGGACCGCATCTACCTGGATCCCCAGGACCCGCTGCCGGCCCGCGAGTCCTGCACCCTGCTGCGCGAACTGACACCGCAGGCGGTCGACGCGTTCCTGGACCAGGTGGGCCCGGCGGCGGGCGCCGGCGACTTCCCGCTCCTGATGGTGGAGATCCGCCACATGGGCGCGGCGCTCTCCCGCCCCGCCACCGTCGCGGACGCGGTCTGCGCCCGGGACGCCGAGTACCTCCTGGAGGCGGTGGGCGTGCTGGCCGCACCGCCCATGGCCGAGGCGGTCGAACGCGCCACGACCGCCCTCCACACCGCGATGTCCGCGTACGGCACCGGCCGCACCATGGTCAACCTGCACGGCACCCCGGGCGACGAGACGGACCGCGCCCGGGCCTGGACCCCCGAGGTCTACGACCGGCTGCGCCGCACGAAGTCGACGTACGACCCGGAGAACCTCCTGCGCTACGGCCACACCGTGACCCCGGCCGCCTGA
- the hemB gene encoding porphobilinogen synthase codes for MTMYGSFPGTRPRRLRTNPVMRRMVAETRLHPADFILPAFVLEGASEPVPISAMPGVVQHTRDSLKKAAAEAVAAGVSGIMLFGVPEESKKDAVGTPGTDPDGILQVAIRDVRAEVGDELLVMSDLCLDETTDHGHCGVLDAEGRVDNDATLERYAEMAQVQADAGAHVVGPSGMMDGQIGVVRDALDQIGREDVAILAYTAKYASAFYGPFREAVASSLQGDRKTYQQDPANARESLRELALDLEEGADMVMVKPAGPYLDVLARVADAVDVPVAAYQISGEYSMIEAAAEKGWIDRDRAILETLTGIKRAGAQNILTYWATEVAQKLG; via the coding sequence ATGACGATGTACGGATCCTTTCCCGGCACGCGGCCCCGGCGGCTGCGGACCAACCCCGTCATGCGCCGCATGGTGGCCGAGACGCGGCTGCACCCCGCTGACTTCATCCTTCCGGCGTTCGTGCTGGAGGGGGCGAGTGAGCCCGTGCCGATCTCGGCGATGCCCGGGGTCGTGCAGCACACGCGGGACAGCTTGAAGAAGGCGGCCGCGGAGGCCGTGGCGGCCGGGGTTTCCGGGATCATGCTCTTCGGGGTGCCGGAGGAGTCGAAGAAGGACGCCGTCGGGACGCCGGGGACCGACCCCGACGGAATCCTCCAGGTGGCCATCCGGGACGTGCGGGCCGAGGTCGGCGACGAGCTGCTCGTGATGTCCGACCTGTGCCTCGACGAGACGACGGACCACGGACACTGCGGGGTGCTGGACGCCGAGGGGCGGGTCGACAACGACGCCACCCTCGAGCGGTACGCCGAGATGGCCCAGGTGCAGGCCGACGCGGGCGCCCATGTCGTGGGGCCCAGCGGGATGATGGACGGTCAGATCGGGGTCGTACGGGATGCCCTCGACCAGATCGGGCGGGAGGACGTCGCCATCCTCGCGTACACGGCCAAGTACGCGTCCGCGTTCTACGGGCCGTTCCGCGAGGCCGTCGCCTCCTCGTTGCAGGGGGACCGCAAGACCTATCAGCAGGATCCCGCGAACGCGCGCGAGTCGCTGCGGGAGCTGGCCCTCGACCTGGAGGAGGGCGCCGACATGGTGATGGTCAAGCCGGCCGGGCCCTACCTCGACGTCCTCGCGCGGGTCGCCGACGCCGTGGACGTGCCGGTGGCCGCCTATCAGATCTCCGGTGAGTACTCGATGATCGAGGCCGCCGCCGAGAAGGGCTGGATCGACCGGGACCGCGCGATCCTGGAGACACTGACCGGAATCAAGCGGGCCGGGGCGCAGAACATCCTCACCTACTGGGCCACCGAGGTGGCGCAGAAGCTCGGCTGA
- a CDS encoding DUF805 domain-containing protein: MNYFLDVLKKYAVFSGRARRKEYWMYTLFVTIIYIVLAVIGVVAKQAWIPIVFYVAILLPSLAVLVRRLHDTGRSGWWVLFGLVPLVGGITLLVFTCLDGEPGENKFGPNPKGFAPAHV; this comes from the coding sequence ATGAACTACTTCCTCGATGTGCTGAAGAAGTACGCCGTGTTCAGCGGCCGCGCGCGCCGCAAGGAATACTGGATGTACACCCTCTTCGTCACGATCATCTACATCGTGCTGGCCGTCATCGGCGTCGTGGCCAAGCAGGCCTGGATCCCGATCGTCTTCTACGTCGCCATCCTGCTCCCCAGCCTCGCCGTCCTCGTGCGCCGCCTGCACGACACCGGCCGCAGCGGCTGGTGGGTCCTGTTCGGTCTGGTTCCGCTCGTCGGCGGCATCACCCTCCTCGTCTTCACCTGCCTCGACGGTGAGCCCGGCGAGAACAAGTTCGGCCCGAACCCGAAGGGCTTCGCTCCCGCGCACGTGTGA